In Rhinatrema bivittatum chromosome 1, aRhiBiv1.1, whole genome shotgun sequence, a single genomic region encodes these proteins:
- the LOC115081612 gene encoding histidine-rich glycoprotein-like: protein MNVVLFFGRGGAGVETGSIYIHYLHYLHCQHCQHYQHCQHCQHYLHYQHYLHYLHCLHCQHYLHCQHCQHYLHYLHCQHYLHYLHYLHCQHCQHYLHYLHCQHYLHYQHYLHYLHYQHYLHCQHCQHYLHYLHYQHCQHYLHCQHYLHCLHCQHYLHYQHYLHCQHYLHYLHYLHCQHYLHCQHYQHYQHCQHCQHYLHYLHCQHYLHCQHCQHYLHYQHYLHYLHYQHYLHYLHCQHCQHYLHCQHCQHYLHYQHYLHCQHYLHYLHYQHYQHCQHYQHYQHYLHYLHCQHYQHYLHYLHYQHCQHYQHYQHYLHCQHYQHYLHYQHCQHYQHYQHYLHYLHCQHYLHYQHYLHYQHCH from the coding sequence ATGAATGTTGTGCTTTTCTttgggagaggaggagcaggcgtAGAGACTGGGAGTATCTATATACACTACCTGCACTACCTGCACTGCCAGCACTGCCAGCACTACCAGCACTGCCAGCACTGCCAGCACTACTTGCACTACCAGCACTACCTGCACTACCTGCACTGCCTGCACTGCCAGCACTACCTGCACTGCCAGCACTGCCAGCACTACCTGCACTACCTGCACTGCCAGCACTACCTGCACTACCTGCACTACCTGCACTGCCAGCACTGCCAGCACTACCTGCACTACCTGCACTGCCAGCACTACCTGCACTACCAGCACTACCTGCACTACCTGCACTACCAGCACTACCTGCACTGCCAGCACTGCCAGCACTACCTGCACTACCTGCACTACCAGCACTGCCAGCACTACCTGCACTGCCAGCACTACCTGCACTGCCTGCACTGCCAGCACTACCTGCACTACCAGCACTACCTGCACTGCCAGCACTACCTGCACTACCTGCACTACCTGCACTGCCAGCACTACCTGCACTGCCAGCACTACCAGCACTACCAGCACTGCCAGCACTGCCAGCACTACCTGCACTACCTGCACTGCCAGCACTACCTGCACTGCCAGCACTGCCAGCACTACCTGCACTACCAGCACTACCTGCACTACCTGCACTACCAGCACTACCTGCACTACCTGCACTGCCAGCACTGCCAGCACTACCTGCACTGCCAGCACTGCCAGCACTACCTGCACTACCAGCACTACCTGCACTGCCAGCACTACCTGCACTACCTGCACTACCAGCACTACCAGCACTGCCAGCACTACCAGCACTACCAGCACTACCTGCACTACCTGCACTGCCAGCACTACCAGCACTACCTGCACTACCTGCACTACCAGCACTGCCAGCACTACCAGCACTACCAGCACTACCTGCACTGCCAGCACTACCAGCACTACCTGCACTACCAGCACTGCCAGCACTACCAGCACTACCAGCACTACCTGCACTACCTGCACTGCCAGCACTACCTGCACTACCAGCACTACCTGCACTACCAGCACTGTCACTGA